In Thermococcus camini, a genomic segment contains:
- a CDS encoding AAA family ATPase: MLFDPRPKERREEMFDREKELEAILRGMGEYPITLIIGIRRVGKSSLLKAALNEYWGIGLYLDARRLYAAGSGNISASVITDELSRVLLGRGRFGFLRGMNIEKVNLGGIQIKPRDMGFMDILEVINRIGEKTGHKAILAFDEAQYLRFYGSRGGKDLLAAIAHAYDSMPNLGFVFTGSEVGLLHDFLGLDDYSSPLYGRIYEEVEVRPFPRELSEEFLRAGFSEVGLNVPQDDIKRAVEELDGIPGWLVEFGFNYWKKGDPKKALETTMAKARSMIREELLELERRSPRYTLILRAVSMGLSRWSGIRDYVETKSGPITNARMATLLRNLEKMGWIKKENGGYRIIDPVVEKVLRE; encoded by the coding sequence TGACCCGAGACCAAAGGAGAGAAGGGAGGAGATGTTTGATAGAGAGAAAGAACTTGAAGCCATCCTCAGAGGCATGGGGGAGTATCCAATAACCCTTATCATAGGAATCCGCCGCGTGGGTAAGAGCTCCCTTCTAAAGGCGGCCCTTAACGAATATTGGGGAATCGGACTCTACCTCGATGCCCGCAGGCTCTACGCGGCAGGGAGCGGAAATATAAGCGCCTCAGTGATAACGGACGAGCTTAGTAGAGTACTCCTGGGAAGGGGCCGTTTTGGATTTCTCCGGGGCATGAACATTGAGAAGGTGAACCTTGGAGGCATCCAGATCAAACCCCGTGACATGGGGTTCATGGACATCCTTGAGGTTATCAACAGAATTGGGGAAAAAACGGGCCATAAGGCCATACTGGCCTTTGACGAGGCCCAGTATCTAAGATTCTACGGTTCCCGGGGTGGAAAGGATCTGCTGGCTGCCATAGCCCACGCCTACGACTCAATGCCCAACCTGGGTTTTGTATTCACAGGCTCGGAGGTCGGACTTCTCCACGACTTTCTGGGACTGGATGACTACTCAAGTCCCCTCTACGGAAGAATCTACGAGGAGGTTGAGGTCAGGCCGTTTCCGAGGGAGCTTTCCGAGGAGTTCCTTAGGGCGGGCTTCTCGGAGGTTGGGTTGAACGTACCGCAGGATGACATCAAAAGGGCCGTTGAAGAGCTGGATGGAATACCCGGATGGCTCGTTGAGTTTGGATTCAATTACTGGAAAAAGGGAGACCCCAAAAAGGCCCTGGAAACCACGATGGCAAAGGCGAGGAGCATGATACGGGAGGAACTGCTGGAACTTGAAAGACGCTCCCCAAGGTACACCCTCATCCTGCGCGCGGTCTCCATGGGACTATCGAGGTGGTCTGGGATAAGGGACTACGTGGAGACAAAGAGTGGCCCCATAACGAACGCCAGGATGGCCACTCTCCTCAGAAACCTGGAAAAGATGGGATGGATAAAGAAAGAAAATGGCGGATACAGGATAATAGACCCCGTGGTGGAAAAAGTGCTGAGGGAGTGA